Proteins from a genomic interval of Nocardioidaceae bacterium:
- the typA gene encoding translational GTPase TypA, whose protein sequence is MSETTTRTDLRNVAIVAHVDHGKTTLVDAMLHQAGAFTEHQAEGVAERVMDSGDLEREKGITILAKNTAVRYAGPAAGGEPMTINIIDTPGHADFGGEVERGLSMVDGIVLLVDASEGPLPQTRFVLRKALNAKMPVVLVVNKVDRSDARISEVVDETYELFMDLLDDSHDQDALDFPVVYASAKAGRASTEQPEDGGLPDSPDLEPLFSTILGTIPAPVHHEGAPLQAHVTNLDASPFLGRLALVRVKEGTLKKGQQVAWMKRDGSSQNVRVTELLVTEALERKPGTSAGPGDIVAIAGIPDIMIGETLADPENPVALPLITVDEPAISMTIGTNNSPLAGRGPTKNTKVTARLVKDRLDAELVGNVSLKILPTERPDAWEVQGRGELALAILVEQMRREGYELTVGKPQVVIREIDGKRHEPVERLTIDAPEEYLGAITQLLAVRKGRMEQMTNHGTGWVRMEFLVPARGLIGFRTEFLTETRGTGIANHVFESYEPWAGEIRSRHNGSLVADRAGAATAYAMTNLQERGIMFVEPTTEVYEGMIVGENSREDDMDVNITKEKKQTNVRSSTSDNFEKLIPPKKLSLEQCLEFCREDECVEVTPDAVRIRKVHLDANERGRAAARAKRA, encoded by the coding sequence GTGTCCGAGACCACCACCCGCACCGACCTGCGCAACGTCGCGATCGTCGCCCACGTCGACCACGGCAAGACGACTCTCGTCGACGCGATGCTCCACCAGGCGGGCGCCTTCACCGAGCACCAGGCCGAGGGGGTCGCCGAGCGGGTCATGGACTCCGGCGACCTCGAGCGCGAGAAGGGCATCACGATCCTCGCGAAGAACACCGCCGTGCGCTACGCCGGTCCGGCCGCCGGCGGTGAGCCGATGACGATCAACATCATCGACACCCCCGGCCACGCCGACTTCGGCGGCGAGGTCGAGCGCGGCCTCTCGATGGTGGACGGCATCGTGCTGCTCGTCGACGCTTCCGAGGGCCCCCTGCCGCAGACGCGCTTCGTGCTGCGCAAGGCGCTGAACGCGAAGATGCCCGTGGTGCTCGTCGTCAACAAGGTCGACCGCTCCGACGCGCGCATCAGCGAGGTCGTCGACGAGACGTACGAGCTGTTCATGGACCTGCTCGACGACAGCCACGACCAGGACGCGCTGGACTTCCCGGTGGTGTACGCCTCCGCCAAGGCCGGGCGCGCCTCGACCGAGCAGCCTGAGGACGGTGGCCTGCCGGACTCCCCCGACCTCGAGCCGCTGTTCTCGACGATCCTCGGGACGATCCCCGCGCCGGTCCACCACGAGGGTGCGCCGCTGCAGGCCCACGTGACGAACCTGGACGCCTCCCCCTTCCTCGGCCGGCTCGCGCTGGTGCGGGTGAAGGAGGGCACCCTGAAGAAGGGGCAGCAGGTCGCGTGGATGAAGCGCGACGGCTCCTCGCAGAACGTCCGCGTCACCGAGCTCCTGGTGACCGAGGCACTGGAGCGCAAGCCCGGCACGTCGGCCGGTCCCGGCGACATCGTCGCGATCGCGGGCATCCCCGACATCATGATCGGCGAGACGCTGGCCGACCCGGAGAACCCGGTGGCGCTCCCGCTCATCACCGTCGACGAGCCGGCCATCTCGATGACGATCGGCACCAACAACTCGCCGCTGGCGGGACGCGGACCGACGAAGAACACCAAGGTCACCGCGCGGCTGGTCAAGGACCGGCTCGACGCCGAGCTCGTCGGCAACGTGTCGTTGAAGATCCTGCCGACCGAGCGGCCCGACGCGTGGGAGGTGCAGGGCCGCGGCGAGCTGGCGCTGGCCATCCTCGTCGAGCAGATGCGGCGCGAGGGCTACGAGCTCACCGTCGGCAAGCCGCAGGTGGTCATCCGGGAGATCGACGGCAAGCGCCACGAGCCCGTGGAGCGGCTGACGATCGACGCCCCCGAGGAGTATCTCGGTGCGATCACCCAGCTGCTGGCGGTGCGCAAGGGCCGCATGGAGCAGATGACGAACCACGGCACCGGGTGGGTGCGCATGGAGTTCCTGGTGCCTGCTCGCGGACTGATCGGGTTCCGCACCGAGTTCCTCACCGAGACCCGCGGCACCGGCATCGCCAACCACGTCTTCGAGTCCTACGAGCCGTGGGCCGGCGAGATCCGCTCCCGCCACAACGGCTCGCTGGTGGCCGACAGGGCGGGTGCCGCCACGGCGTACGCGATGACCAACCTGCAGGAGCGGGGCATCATGTTCGTCGAGCCGACCACCGAGGTCTACGAGGGCATGATCGTCGGCGAGAACTCCCGTGAGGACGACATGGACGTCAACATCACCAAGGAGAAGAAGCAGACCAACGTGCGCTCCTCCACCTCCGACAACTTCGAGAAGCTGATCCCGCCGAAGAAGCTGTCGCTGGAGCAGTGCCTGGAGTTCTGCCGCGAGGACGAGTGCGTCGAGGTCACCCCCGACGCGGTGCGCATCCGCAAGGTGCACCTGGACGCCAACGAGCGCGGGCGCGCGGCGGCGCGGGCCAAGCGCGCCTGA